One segment of Gadus chalcogrammus isolate NIFS_2021 chromosome 8, NIFS_Gcha_1.0, whole genome shotgun sequence DNA contains the following:
- the rps8a gene encoding 40S ribosomal protein S8 codes for MGISRDNWHKRRKTGGKRKPYHKKRKYELGRPPANTKIGPRRIHTVRVRGGNKKYRALRLDVGNFAWGSECCTRKTRIIDVVYNASNNELVRTKTLVKNCIVLVDSLPFRQWYEAHYATPMGRKKGAKLTAEEEETLNKKRSKKIQKKIDERKKTSKVNPLLEEQFQQGKLLACIASRPGQCGRADGYVLEGKELEFYLRKIKAKKGK; via the exons ATGG GTATCTCGAGGGACAACTGGCATAAACGCCGCAAGACCGGCGGTAAACGCAAGccttatcacaagaaaaggaaGTATGAGCTCGGTCGCCCACCCGCAAACACAAAG ATTGGACCTCGTCGTATCCACACGGTGAGGGTCCGTGGTGGGAACAAGAAATACAGGGCTCTCAGGCTTGACGTTGGCAACTTTGCTTGGGGCTCAGAAT GCTGCACACGCAAGACCAGGATTATAGATGTGGTCTACAACGCCTCCAACAACGAGCTGGTGAGAACCAAGACCCTGGTGAAGAACTGCATTGTCCTTGTTGACAGTCTTCCCTTCAGGCAGTGGTATGAGGCTCACTACGCCACTCCGATGGGACGCAAGAAGGGAGCTAAACTG accgctgaggaggaggagactctGAACAAGAAGAGGTCCAAAAAGATTCAGAAGAAGATTGATGAGCGCAAAAAGACCAGCAAAGTCAATCCCCTCTTGGAGGAACAGTTCCAGCAGGGAAAACTTCTTG CTTGCATTGCTTCCAGACCCGGCCAGTGTGGCAGGGCTGACGGCTACGTACTGGAAGGCAAGGAGCTCGAGTTCTACCTGAGGAAGATCAAGGCCAAGAAAGGCAAATAG
- the hectd3 gene encoding E3 ubiquitin-protein ligase HECTD3, with protein sequence MALGDSPHVLLGRIRFLNKCIECFRKSEPVPESLCYVPNEVCYKICKDSSSASSASSSTSAGTAGTPGKTVVSVFEAPTTTSNKKLCKYNIEPKKGTCIRTTGDEYCNSQGLWVKLNKEQLEEHRAGQDLEEAWILVCKHTEGGDRLVPVESPETLSRHQQLFGYDHKPCSRWEQVVDVENALHLGTKPRVADSDPAAVQKLRHVPPTWTYESDEDLVHFFYDHIGKEDENLGSVKQCVTSIDVSSCSEDPSGGASGLTDGDTETYWESDGMQGQHWIRLHMKRGTVVNKLILTVDATDDNYMPKRVTVYGGEGDNLKKLSDVTIDDNLIGEVCVLEDMSSHLPVIEVRIEECRDEGIDVRIRGLKIKSSCERDLGLNADVFQSSNLVRYPRLEGTPPEILYRRALVIQRFISLLDALLPHLVPAWDYSLGTFSHLKSIKQFLLLSKRRSALITQCLKDSETSKPNFMPRLYINRRLAMEHRDNPSLEPSCKNALFTQVYEGLKPSDKFEKTLDYRWPARYDQWWECKFIAEGIIDQGGGFRDSLADMSEELCPSSGECPMPLPFFTRTSNQGSGEARDYYVPNPSCKEFHKFEWIGQLMGGALRGKDFLVLALPGLVWKQLGGEDVSWSKDFPAVDSVLVKLLEAMESMDQATFEFKFGEELVYTTLLSDGQTVELIPGGSSVAVRYEDRSAFIRLVQKARLDESRPQIAAMQAGLLKVVPQAVLDLLTWQEVEKKVCGDPEITVEAIKRLTHYEDLEQSDVRVQYLWEALQNFTNEDRSRFLRFVTGRSRLPAPIYIFPDKLGSETTDALPQSSTCSSTLYLPNYPSAKVCEEKLRYAAYNCVAIDTDMSPWEE encoded by the exons ATGGCCCTGGGTGACAGCCCTCACGTGCTGCTAGGGAGGATTCGCTTCCTGAACAAGTGCATTGAATGTTTCCGAAAGAGCGAGCCTGTACCAGAGAGTTTATGTTATGTGCCGAACGAGGTATGTTATAAAATCTGCAAAGATTCATCGTCCGCCTCTTCCGCATCATCCAGCACGTCGGCTGGCACTGCTGGTACTCCCGGAAAGACCGTAGTCTCCGTGTTTGAAGCCCCTACAACGACCAGTAACAAGAAATTATGCAAGTATAATATTGAACCAAAGAAAGGAACGTGCATACGGACAACTGGCGATGAATACTGCAACAGCCAAGGCCTTTGGGTGAAATTAAACAAG gagcagctggaggagcACCGCGCGGGccaggacctggaggaggcCTGGATCCTGGTGTGTAAGCACACGGAGGGCGGCGACCGCCTGGTGCCGGTGGAGTCCCCGGAGACGCTGAGCCGGCACCAGCAGCTGTTTGGCTACGACCACAAGCCCTGCAGCCGCTGGGAGCAGGTGGTGGACGTGGAGAACGCCCTGCACCTCGGCACCAAGCCCAGGGTCGCGGACAGCGACCCGGCCGCCGTCCAGAAGCTCAG gcaTGTGCCGCCCACCTGGACGTACGAGAGCGACGAGGACCTCGTGCACTTCTTCTACGACCACATCGGCAAGGAGGACGAGAACCTGGGCAGCGTGAAGCAGTGCGTGACCAGCATCGACGTGTCCTCCTGCTCG GAGGACCCTAGCGGCGGGGCGAGCGGTCTGACGGACGGGGACACGGAGACCTACTGGGAGAGCGACGGCATGCAGGGCCAGCACTGGATCCGCCTCCACATGAAGAGAGGCACCGTGGTGAA CAAGCTGATCCTGACGGTGGACGCCACGGACGACAACTACATGCCCAAGAGGGTGACGGTGtacggaggggagggggacaaCCTGAAGAAGCTGAGTGACGTCACCATCGACGA CAATCTGATTGGAGAGGTCTGCGTTCTGGAGGACATGTCGTCCCACCTGCCGGTCATTGAGGTCCGGATAGAGGAGTGCAGGG ACGAGGGCATCGACGTGAGGATCCGAGGCCTGAAGATCAAGTCGTCGTGCGAGCGAGACCTGGGCCTGAACGCCGACGTCTTCCAGTCCTCCAACCTGGTGCGCTACCCCCGACTGGAGGGGACGCCCCCTGAGATCCTCTACCGCAGAGCCCTGGTCATCCAAAG GTTCATCTCTCTCCTGGACGCTCTGCTGCCTCATCTGGTGCCGGCCTGGGACTACAGCCTGGGCACCTTCAGCCACCTCAAG AGCATCAAGCAGTTCCTGCTGCTGTCCAAGCGGCGCTCGGCCCTCATCACGCAGTGCCTGAAGGACTCCGAGACCAGCAAGCCCAACTTCATGCCGCGCCTCTACATCAACCGCCGGCTGGCCATGGAGCACCGGGACAATCCCTCGCTGGAGCCCAGCTGCAAGAACGCCCTGTTCACCCAG GTCTACGAGGGTTTAAAGCCGTCCGATAAATTCGAGAAGACTTTGGATTACAG GTGGCCCGCCAGGTACGATCAGTGGTGGGAGTGCAAGTTCATCGCAGAGGGCATCATCGACCAGGGCGGCGGCTTCAGAGACAGCCTGGCCGACATGTCTGAGGAGCTGTGCCCCAGCTCGGGGGAATGCCCCATGCCTCTGCCCTTCTTCACACGCACGTCCAACCAG GGCAGCGGGGAGGCCCGGGACTACTACGTACCCAACCCGTCCTGCAAGGAGTTCCACAAGTTTGAGTGGATCGGCCAGCTGATGGGCGGGGCCCTCAGAGGAAAAGACTTCCTG GTGCTGGCTCTACCTGGGCTGGTGTGGAAGCAGCTGGGCGGAGAGGACGTGAGCTGGAGCAAAGACTTCCCCGCGGTGGACTCTGTTCTG GTCAAGCTGCTGGAGGCCATGGAGAGCATGGACCAGGCCACCTTTGAGTTCAAGTTCGGGGAGGAGCTGGTGTACACCACGCTGCTGAGCGACGGCCAGACGGTGGAGCTCATCCCGGGCGGCAGCAGCGTGGCCGTCCGCTACGAGGACCGCTCTGCCTTCATCCGGCTGGTGCAGAAGGCCCGCCTGGACGAGAGCCGGCCGCAG ATCGCCGCCATGCAGGCGGGGCTGCTGAAGGTGGTGCCCCAGGCCGTGCTGGACCTGCTCACCTggcaggaggtggagaagaaggtGTGTGGAGACCCCGAGATCACCGTGGAGGCCATCAAACGACTCA CCCACTATGAGGACCTGGAGCAGTCCGACGTCAGGGTGCAGTACCTGTGGGAGGCCCTGCAGAACTTCACCAACG AGGACCGCAGCAGGTTCCTGAGGTTTGTGACCGGGCGAAGCCGGCTCCCCGCTCCCATCTACATCTTTCCTGACAAACTCGG GTCTGAAACTACAGACGCCCTTCCACAGTCTTCCACGTGCTCCAGCACCCTCTATTTACCCAACTACCCGAG TGCAAAGGTTTGCGAGGAGAAACTGCGCTATGCTGCGTACAACTGTGTGGCTATCGACACGGACATGAGCCCCTGGGAAGAGTGA